The genomic interval AAGCGGGCGAGGCGAAGCGCCATCTCGGGGCTGACTGCCCGACGTTCCCGGACCAACTCATTGACCGTCTGGCGCGACACACCAAGCGCCCTAGCAAGACTCGACACGGTGAGGCCGTAATCCGGCAAAAAATCCTCGCGCAGCATCTCGCCGGGATGAGTCGGTCGAATTTTACGCTCTCCAATATTCTGAATACTCATATTTTACACCTCATCTTAGTGGTAGTCCGTAAGTTCTATGTCGTAGGCGTCGCCGTTGACAAACCGGAAACATATGCGCCATTGATCATTGACGGAGATCGAATACTGTCCCTGCCGTTCTCGTTCGAGTTCGTGGAGTCGATTG from Verrucomicrobia bacterium CG1_02_43_26 carries:
- a CDS encoding addiction module antidote protein, HigA family, which gives rise to MSIQNIGERKIRPTHPGEMLREDFLPDYGLTVSSLARALGVSRQTVNELVRERRAVSPEMALRLARLFGNTPEFWLKAQRAVDLWEAARASKKKIERINPLSVA